One segment of Drosophila ananassae strain 14024-0371.13 chromosome 3R, ASM1763931v2, whole genome shotgun sequence DNA contains the following:
- the LOC6503697 gene encoding uncharacterized protein LOC6503697, with amino-acid sequence MEAMALRAFLLLFLLVTLASTARAITCYECDSVNNPGCGENFAGDDIATSDCEAVADMRAPGMEPTCLTKYYGGMPGEMLFMRRSCYYDDSSPLELNCDETPDPVVPYLNFLGCKVCTTDLCNASGKGTPLSILAMIFVFGMLFVNYN; translated from the exons ATGGAGGCGATGGCGTTGCGTGCGTTTCTCCTTCTCTTTCTGCTCGTCACGCTGGCCAGCACAG CTCGGGCCATTACCTGCTACGAATGCGATTCCGTCAATAATCCAGGGTGTGGGGAGAATTTCGCGGGCGATGACATAGCTACGTCGGACTGCGAAGCGGTGGCGGACATGCGAGCGCCCGGAATGGAGCCCACGTGTTTGACCAAGTATTACGGCGGAA TGCCCGGAGAAATGCTATTCATGCGACGTTCCTGTTACTACGACGACTCCTCGCCCTTGGAACTCAATTGCGATGAGACTCCGGATCCCGTAGTGCCTTATCTGAATTTCCTGGGATGCAAGGTCTGCACCACGGATCTATGCAACGCGTCTGGCAAAGGAACTCCCCTTTCAATATTAGCCATGATTTTCGTGTTTGGAATGCTTTTTGTAAACTATAATTAA
- the LOC6503686 gene encoding uncharacterized protein LOC6503686 yields MQQYLLWFSALISLSASAYAIKCYACESVYEESCGEDFEVENHFKYDCSFIAPPRFLESDLLTVNATACLKRVFKENGVRKIVRGCFFGEVNATDVGCKMDPTLTAVQNVSCHVCDDENFCNGAKAVIGWDGLDKWKLFSSLVLFLLAAQVP; encoded by the exons ATGCAACAATATTTACTTTGGTTTAGCGCTCTCATCTCACTTTCGGCCTCAG CTTACGCCATCAAATGCTATGCCTGCGAGTCCGTCTACGAGGAGAGTTGTGGCGAGGACTTTGAAGTCGAGAACCATTTCAAGTACGATTGCTCCTTTATTGCCCCGCCTCGGTTCTTGGAGAGCGATCTTCTCACCGTAAATGCCACGGCCTGCCTAAAACGCGTTTTCAAAG AAAATGGCGTGCGGAAAATCGTCCGAGGATGCTTCTTTGGCGAGGTGAATGCCACcgatgtgggatgcaaaatgGATCCCACTCTGACTGCAGTGCAGAATGTCAGTTGTCATGTGTGCGATGATGAAAATTTCTGCAACGGAGCGAAGGCAGTCATCGGCTGGGATGGACTGGATAAATGGAAATTATTCTCGAGTTTGGTCTTGTTTCTTTTGGCAGCGCAAGTACCCTGA
- the LOC116656076 gene encoding uncharacterized protein LOC116656076, with protein sequence MFPSVKIILTVAILATFVCSGYSIKCYYCSSAVYNNSCGIHFLKANNSLYNCPNANGNRPAVGCSKYMNSTTVTRECFYGNRRNATAECNKSPYASNCTVCFTDGCNSSSSLLPMVGGILLMLGVARFLA encoded by the exons ATGTTTCCAAGTGTTAAAATAATTCTGACTGTCGCCATTTTGGCCACTTTTGTCTGTTCTG gATATTCTATCAAATGCTACTACTGCAGTTCCGCCGTGTATAATAATTCTTGTGGAATTCACTTCCTTAAGGCCAATAATTCACTTTATAACTGCCCAAATGCGAATGGGAATCGACCCGCAGTGGGATGCTCAAAATATATGAATTCTA CAACTGTGACCAGAGAGTGTTTCTACGGAAATAGACGGAATGCAACGGCTGAATGTAATAAGTCTCCATATGCAAGCAATTGCACAGTCTGCTTTACGGATGGATGCAACAGCTCTTCATCACTTCTTCCTATGGTCGGTGGCATCCTTTTAATGTTGGGAGTTGCACGATTCCTGGCTTAG
- the LOC6503675 gene encoding uncharacterized protein LOC6503675: MVSSVKLFLGLTILATLACTGYAIKCYQCDSITTPACGEKFEADEKLLFDCSRIAPPRFLQSFFPVRNATGCMRKVIETGIGKNQVVRSCYFGDISNTQVGCQADPSLPFAKQLSCEACPKDECNGSAAMAPIAAAILLFFGVARILA; encoded by the exons ATGGTGTCAAGTGTAAAACTTTTCTTGGGTCTTACCATTCTGGCCACTCTGGCCTGCACGG GCTATGCCATCAAGTGCTATCAGTGTGATTCCATTACAACTCCCGCATGCGGCGAGAAGTTCGAGGCTGATGAAAAATTGCTATTCGATTGCTCCAGGATTGCCCCGCCGCGGTTCCTCCAGAGCTTCTTCCCCGTCCGCAATGCCACGGGTTGCATGAGGAAGGTCATCGAAACTG GAATCGGCAAGAACCAGGTTGTGAGGAGCTGCTACTTTGGAGACATCAGCAACACACAGGTTGGCTGCCAGGCAGATCCTTCCCTTCCATTCGCCAAGCAGCTCAGCTGTGAAGCCTGCCCCAAGGACGAGTGCAATGGATCCGCAGCCATGGCCCCTATTGCCGCTGCCATCCTGCTCTTCTTTGGTGTGGCCCGAATCCTGGCCTAA